One region of Asterias rubens chromosome 5, eAstRub1.3, whole genome shotgun sequence genomic DNA includes:
- the LOC117290186 gene encoding teneurin-4-like, with protein sequence MHSTQWVSFITAVVIASWYGFASVTAFSCSFGREPNPKENGIIRWAMPLNHRLRCQCTSIYPGGMNTYTPDRGFDPFYTDHPLFTDLKIEIDNYFECENCSLTCENGGLFIDDPCHCSCAQNWTGKTCTKCALTTQDCANDGSLNYATCTCDCQMNWKGNTCTECAMNGCGNYGVFDEVSCTCRCQERWIGKTCDGWTNTPLEPRYYDCQDYLTAHTKSEDGVYTIYPLKYPGGLQVLCDMTAFTGSIVSFSYINGSSMRKVF encoded by the exons ATGCACAGCACGCAGTGGGTTAGCTTCATTACCGCTGTGGTTATCG CATCTTGGTATGGGTTCGCATCAGTTACAGCATTTAGTTGCAGCTTCGGGAGGGAACCGAACCCCAAGGAGAACGGCATTATACGATGGGCCATGCCGTTAAATCACCGCCTTCGATGCCAGTGTACCAGCATCTACCCTGGGGGCATGAACACGTATACACCCGACAGAGGGTTTGATCCGTTTTACACCGATCACCCTCTCTTCACAGACCTAAAGATAGAAATTGACAACTACTTCGAGTGTGAAA ATTGTTCACTAACATGTGAAAACGGAGGTTTATTCATAGACGATCCATGCCATTGTTCGTGTGCTCAAAACTGGACCGGCAAAACATGTACTA AGTGTGCCTTGACTACCCAAGACTGTGCCAATGACGGTTCGCTCAATTACGCAACCTGCACGTGTGATTGCCAAATGAATTGGAAGGGAAACACCTGTACTG AGTGTGCAATGAATGGCTGTGGGAATTATGGTGTCTTCGATGAAGTATCCTGCACGTGTAGATGCCAGGAACGCTGGATTGGAAAGACCTGCGATG GTTGGACTAACACACCTCTCG AGCCCAGATACTACGACTGCCAAGACTATCTCACCGCTCATACTAAAAGTGAGGACGGTGTCTACACTATTTACCCATTGAAGTATCCAGGAGGCCTTCAGGTACTCTGCGACATGACAGCATTTACAGGATCGATTGTAAGTTTCTCTTATATCAACGGTTCGTCAATGAGAAAAgtgttttaa